A single window of Oreochromis aureus strain Israel breed Guangdong linkage group 5, ZZ_aureus, whole genome shotgun sequence DNA harbors:
- the LOC116327161 gene encoding butyrophilin-like protein 1 codes for MFSSVFKIKTLQLLFLCLFLLTVTAGTTAHENGAAPKPFVGILNITEYRVQLRCEVRGVSPKPRVEWRDSDGNILRAEEPQVSHRDGRYDITLLTTVTRTNTNLFHCVATQEEIGHVTEEEILVPDQLFESCDGVAVIVSVLASGFSVTIFASLLLFSACIKCC; via the exons atgttttcttctgtttttaagataaaaactctgcagcttttatttttgtgcctCTTTCTTCTGACTGTGACTGCAGGAACAACAGCACATGAAAACG GTGCAGCTCCGAAGCCGTTTGTTGGGATCCTGAACATCACAGAGTACAGGGTGCAGCTGAGGTGTGAGGTCAGAGGTGTGTCTCCGAAGCCTAGAGTAGAGTGGAGGGACAGCGATGGAAACATCCTTCGTGCTGAGGAGCCACAGGTGTCACACAGAGACGGCCGCTATGACATCACCCTCCTCACCACGGTGACCAGGACAAACACCAACCTCTTCCACTGCGTGGCCACACAGGAGGAGATCGGCCATGTGACTGAAGAAGAGATCCTTGTTCCAG ATCAGCTGTTCGAGTCCTGCGATGGAGTCGCTGTGATCGTTTCTGTATTGGCTTCTGGATTCTCTGTCACTATATTTGCGTCTCTGTTGCTGTTCTCAGCTTGTATTAAATGTTGTTGA